The genomic segment AGCGGGAACCAGCCGAGCCGGAAGCCCTGGGCCACCGTGCCTGCGACTCCGTAGAAGGCGCCGATGACGAACGCCACCAGCCACGCGCCCAGGCGCGTCCACGAGAACCCCACCGCCTCAGTCTAGGCGGGCACGTCCTCCCTGGCCGGAGTGCGGGTGCCTGCCGACTCTCGCCTCGTCACGCAGCCCACCCCCACAGCCGCAGGACTGCCGCCACCAGCGCGGCGGCGATCACGACGACCAGGAACGGCGCCCTGAGCATCAGCAGTCCCGCGGCGACGAGCACGGCGGGGACCCGTGCGTCGACGACCACCGCCTGCCCGGCGCCGAGCGTCTGCACCGCGACGAGCGCGGCGAGGAGGGCCACGGTCAGCAGATCGGCGATCCGCATCGGCCTGGGCGCCTGCACCCACTTCGGCGGGATGAGGTAGCCGACCGTCTTCAGCGCCACGCAGATGATGGCTGCCGTCAGCACAGCGGTCCACATCGTCACGGCAGGCCCTCCCGTTCGGCGACGTCGTCGGGCTCTGCGGTGAGCCCCTCGTCGTCGCGGCCGAGCCAGTTCGTGAAGCCGACCGCGATCGCCACCGCGGCGGCGATGATGACCGGCAGCCCCGGCATCAGCACGGGCGTCAGCACCGTCGCGACGACCGCCGCGGCCACCCCGACGACGATGGGCTGGCGCGCCCTCAGCCGCGGCCACAGCAGCGCGAGGAAGGCGGCTGCCGCGGCCGCGTCCAGCCCGTACGCGCGCGGGTCGCCGAGCACATCGCCCAGCAGCGCGCCGGCGAGTGTGGAGAGGTTCCAGCCGATGTAGATGCCGATTCCGGTGACCCAGAAGCCGAGGGTCCGTGCACGGTGCGACGACTGCGCGAGCGACACCGCAGTGGACTCGTCGATCGTGAACAGGGCGGCCGCGGCGCGCCGCCAGAATCCCGCCCCGATGACCGGGGACATGCGGATGCCGTAGGCGACGTTGCGCACGCCGAGCAGGGCGGCGGAGGCGATCGCGGCCGGCGCGGCAGCCAGTCCCCCGGCGCCGACGATGCCGGCGAACGCGAACTGGGATCCCCCGGTGAACATCACGAGACTGAGCACGCAGGTCTGCCACACGTCCAGACCCGAGGCGACCGCCAGCGCGCCGAACGAGATCCCGTACGCACTGGTGGCCAGCGCCACCCCGAGCGCCTCGCGCACCGCCCGCTTCGCCTCGCCGGCGCTGTGCACGTCGTCGAAGTGGAGCTCGTGGGTCACTTCGTCATGCTACCCAGCGCCCTCCGACGTCCCGCCGGTCCGCCCTGCCACGAGTGGCCCGCACGGCGGCGGCGGCATCCGCCCGTCAGGCGTTCGCGTCCTGGCGCTTGAGGCGCGAGGCGGCGCGGCCGCGCTCGGTGGCGTCGAGGATCACCTTGCGGATGCGCACCTTCTCGGGGGTCACCTCGACGCATTCGTCCTCGCGCGCGAACTCGAGGCTCTCCTCGAGCGAGAGCTGGCGCGGCGGGGTGAGGCGCTCGAGCTCGTCGGCGGTCGACGAGCGCATGTTGGTGAGCTTCTTCTCCTTGGTGATGTTGACG from the Microbacterium atlanticum genome contains:
- a CDS encoding AzlD domain-containing protein gives rise to the protein MTMWTAVLTAAIICVALKTVGYLIPPKWVQAPRPMRIADLLTVALLAALVAVQTLGAGQAVVVDARVPAVLVAAGLLMLRAPFLVVVIAAALVAAVLRLWGWAA
- a CDS encoding AzlC family ABC transporter permease — encoded protein: MTHELHFDDVHSAGEAKRAVREALGVALATSAYGISFGALAVASGLDVWQTCVLSLVMFTGGSQFAFAGIVGAGGLAAAPAAIASAALLGVRNVAYGIRMSPVIGAGFWRRAAAALFTIDESTAVSLAQSSHRARTLGFWVTGIGIYIGWNLSTLAGALLGDVLGDPRAYGLDAAAAAAFLALLWPRLRARQPIVVGVAAAVVATVLTPVLMPGLPVIIAAAVAIAVGFTNWLGRDDEGLTAEPDDVAEREGLP